One genomic segment of Drosophila melanogaster chromosome 3L includes these proteins:
- the Trpml gene encoding transient receptor potential cation channel, mucolipin, with the protein MQSYGPGAQTAPAVKRRTDSYEAAQQQQQSPESDEEYVNTRILRRQVQLQSTPVAPVVPMPISAGSGTAPPSVDGREEQPEFPGSSAASYQEERMRRKLQFFFMNPIEKWQAKRKFPYKFVVQIVKIFLVTMQLCLFAHSRYNHINYTGDNRFAFSHLFLRGWDSSREVESYPPAVGPFALYLKSEFFDTVQYAVNGYANVSRSIGPYDYPTPNNTMPPLKLCLQNYREGTIFGFNESYIFDPHIDEVCERLPPNVTTIGVENYLRQRDVEVNFASLVSAQLTFKIKTVNFKANGGPLSAPDCFRFDISITFNNRDHDGQMLLSLDAEATRLKCHGATDFISDANFDSMLRSVLNIFVLLTCALSFALCTRALWRAYLLRCTTVNFFRSQFGKELSFDGRLEFVNFWYIMIIFNDVLLIIGSALKEQIEGRYLVVDQWDTCSLFLGIGNLLVWFGVLRYLGFFKTYNVVILTLKKAAPKILRFLIAALLIYAGFVFCGWLILGPYHMKFRSLATTSECLFALINGDDMFATFATLSSKATWLWWFCQIYLYSFISLYIYVVLSLFIAVIMDAYDTIKAYYKDGFPTTDLKAFVGTRTAEDISSGVFMTDLDDFDQTSFLDVVKSICCCGRCGRHQEPAQPNSGYTSLSSIMK; encoded by the exons ATGCAGAGCTACGGCCCCGGAGCCCAGACAGCTCCGGCCGTCAAGCGCCGCACGGACAGCTACGAGGCTgcccagcaacagcagcagtcgcCGGAGAGCGACGAGGAGTACGTGAACACCAGGATACTGCGGCGCCAAGTGCAGCTGCAGTCCACTCCGGTGGCCCCGGTGGTGCCCATGCCCATATCCGCCGGTAGTGGCACTGCCCCACCCTCCGTGGATGGCCGCGAGGAGCAGCCCGAATTCCCCGGATCCTCGGCTGCATCTTACCAGGAGGAGCGAATGCGCAGGAAGCTTCAGTTCTTCTTTATGAACCCCATTGAGAAATGGCAGGCCAAGCGGAAATTTCCGTACAAGTTCGTTGTGCAG ATTGTAAAAATCTTTCTGGTGACGATGCAATTGTGCCTTTTTGCCCACTCGCGGTATAACCACATCAACTACACGGGTGATAACCGATTTGCCTTCTCACATCTATTCCTGCGCGGCTGGGATTCTTCCCGGGAGGTGGAGAGTTATCCGCCTGCTGTGGGTCCCTTTGCTCTATACCTCAAATCGGAGTTCTTCGACACTGTGCAGTATGCAGTCAATGGCTACGCGAATGTAAGCCGATCTATTGGACCATACGACTACCCGACGCCCAATAACACAATGCCGCCACTAAAGCTTTGCCTGCAGAACTATAGAGagggcaccatatttggctttAATGAGTCCTACATTTTCGATCCACATATCGACGAGGTGTGTGAGCGACTACCTCCGAACGTAACCACCATTGGGGTGGAGAATTACCTCAGGCAGCGCGATGTGGAGGTCAATTTTGCATCTCTTGTCTCCGCACAGTTGACGTTCAAGATAAAGACGGTTAATTTCAAGGCAAATGGTGGACCTCTTTCTGCTCCTGATTGTTTTCGGTTTGACATTTCCATAACGTTTAACAACCGAGACCATGACGGGCAAATGCTGCTCTCACTGGATGCGGAGGCGACGCGGCTGAAGTGCCACGGAGCAACGGACTTCATATCAGACGCCAATTTCGATTCCATGCTGCGAAGCGTACTTAATATATTCGTCCTACTAACATGCGCACTATCCTTTGCACTCTGTACAAGGGCTCTGTGGAGAGCATATCTGCTGAGATGTACAACTGTCAACTTTTTCCGTTCGCAATTCGGCAAGGAGCTGAGCTTTGACGGCCGACTGGAATTCGTTAACTTTTG GTACATCATGATCATTTTCAATGACGTCCTTTTGATCATTGGATCAGCTCTAAAAGAGCAAATCGAGGGAAGGTACTTGGTGGTGGACCAATGGGATACCTGCTCGCTTTTTCTGGGAATTGGCAACCTGCTTGTTTGGTTCGGAGTGCTGCGCTACCTCGGCTTCTTCAAAACCTACAACGTTGTGATACTGACGCTGAAAAAGGCGGCACCAAAGATTCTGCGCTTCCTTATCGCCGCCTTGCTGATCTATGCTGGATTTGTGTTTTGCGGCTGGCTGATCTTGGGACCCTATCACATGAAGTTCCGATCGCTGGCTACAACGTCAGAGTGCTTGTTTGCGCTGATAAACGGTGATGATATGTTCGCCACCTTTGCCACGCTTTCCAGCAAGGCCACCTGGCTGTGGTGGTTCTGCCAGATCTACTTGTACTCGTTCATATCCTTGTACATTTATGTGGTCCTGTCGCTGTTCATTGCCGTCATAATGGATGCCTACGACACGATAAAGGCGTATTACAAGGATGGCTTTCCCACCACCGATCTCAAGGCATTTGTCGGAACGCGCACTGCAGAGGACATTAGTTCTGGTGTCTTCATGACCGACCTGGACGACTTCGACCAGACGAGCTTCCTTGACGTGGTGAAGAGCATTTGCTGCTGTGGACGGTGCGGTCGGCATCAGGAGCCCGCCCAGCCCAACAGTGGTTACACCAGCCTTTCTAGTATTATGAAGTAA
- the CG42637 gene encoding uncharacterized protein, isoform C, whose translation MTRWPFNLLLLLSVAVRDCSNHRTVLTVGYLTALTGDLKTRQGLAISGALTMALDEVNKDPNLLPNVYLDLRWNDTKGDTVLATKAITEMICDGIATIFGPEGPCYVEAIVSQSRNIPMISYKCAEYRASAIPTFARTEPPDTQVVKSLLALLRYYAWNKFSILYEDVWSPVADLLKDQATKRNMTINHKQSFIDNRVKCCEQMLDCCRSGYWYQLVQNTMNRTRIYVFLGAANSLVDFMSSMETAGLFARGEYMVIFVDMMVYSEREAEKYLRRVDQITFMSNCHSTENFNQMARSLLVVASTPPTKDYIQFTKQVQKYSSKPPFNLEIPRLFVESNFSKFISIYAAYLYDSVKLYAWAVDKMLREETRVLTDDVIFEVASNGTRVIDTIIKNRTYMSITGSKIKIDQYGDSEGNFSVLAYKPHKWNNSNNMPCNYHMVPVAYFHQGEEHPEYKLINGSIDWPSGGEKPADEPMCGFANELCKKDDTHYTSTVAAVVLGVLLFCSGVITMSIYRKWKIELEIEGLLWKIDPNEIKGYSGNEIVSSPSKVSLMSAQSYGSRWTNQFVTSTGRLRGAVVRIKELKFPRKRDISREIMKEMRLLRELRHDNINSFIGASVEPTRILLVTDYCAKGSLYDIIENEDIKLDDLFIASLIHDLIKGMIYIHNSQLVYHGNLKSSNCVVTSRWMLQVTDFGLHELRQCAENESIGEHQHYRNQLWRAPELLRNHIHGSQKGDVYAFAIIMYEIFSRKGPFGQINFEPKEIVDYVKKLPLKGEDPFRPEVESIIEAESCPDYVLACIRDCWAEDPEERPEFSVIRNRLKKMRGGKTKNIMDQMMEMMEKYANNLEDIVTERTRLLCEEKMKTEDLLHRMLPQSVAEKLTMGQGVEPVSYDLVTIYFSDIVGFTAMSAESTPLQVVNFLNDLYTVFDRIIRGYDVYKVETIGDAYMVVSGLPIKNGDRHAGEIASMALELLHAVKQHRIAHRPNETLKLRIGMHTGPVVAGVVGLTMPRYCLFGDTVNTASRMESNGEALKIHISNKCKLALDKLGGGYITEKRGLVNMKGKGDVVTWWLTGANENAIQKKLVDMMDMPPPLFSRPRKSPKLNPDSRQPSIQAMHFCGTGSRRQSTVPRAMDGESTYSLQGSVRESPRMVSKRDRDRERPPINGLGAGHFVGGALLESAQASLSTLNHSETNETNCDMDGGSGGVSGSGSGLVRQPNALHKPLAMVRPHRIISAAQLPQLGDNDDDSADTLLRESRSLDPMPMQQLRKRHDRVKLPPSKLSKNNSRSLDTGVSLISGNPNGEVHSSQLDLDNEMTANPVDATDGYDDELGLLMRHDNGQLPALRYSGSFPNAQISIVPTGRSAGGGGGGREGGGSNCAKHLNNNCNGGVNVEDDLESPLLQRQASLSVPPEEMLAHNKRWHSLEHMDGPGGHGGNSVSYAADIDNRHPGDLDFFSGSSNQHHRSKAAGGSKLTNWMTNIFKGNGVRSGEARRVGILPSGVHGARTGFTDMAASAAARDRESIV comes from the exons ATGACGCGTTGGCCCTTTAATCTACTACTCTTGCTGTCGGTGGCGGTACGCGACTGTAGCAATCATCGCACCGTCCTCACTGTCGGCTACCTAACGGCCCTCACTGGCGATCTCAAGACGCGTCAGGGACTGGCCATTTCCGGTGCCCTGACTATGGCCCTGGATGAG GTCAACAAAGATCCCAATCTTCTGCCAAATGTGTACCTGGATCTGCGCTGGAATGACACCAAGGGGGACACGGTACTGGCCACCAAGGCCATCACCGAGATGATATGCGATGGCATCGCCACCATTTTTGGCCCGGAAGGACCTTGCTATGTGGAGGCCATCGTCTCGCAGAGTCGAAACATTCCAATGATTTCCTAC AAATGTGCAGAGTACCGTGCATCCGCCATACCGACATTCGCCCGCACCGAGCCGCCAGATACACAG GTCGTTAAGTCGCTGCTTGCCCTTCTGCGATATTATGCGTGGAATAAGTTTTCCATTCTGTACGAGGATGTGTGGAGTCCGGTGGCTGATCTGCTGAAAGATCAGGCCACCAAGAGAAATATGACGATCAACCACAAGCAGTCGTTCATTGATAATCGAGTCAAGTGCTGTGAGCAGATGCTGGACTGCTGTCGTTCTGGGTATTGGTACCAG CTGGTGCAAAACACGATGAATCGCACACGAATCTACGTATTTCTGGGGGCGGCGAATAGTCTGGTGGACTTTATGAGTTCCATGGAGACCGCTGGTCTGTTTGCCCGTGGCGAGTATATGGTGATCTTTGTCGACATGATGGTCTATTCCGAGAG GGAGGCAGAAAAGTACTTGCGCAGAgtggatcaaataacattCATGTCCAATTGCCATAGCACGGAGAACTTCAATCAAATGGCCCGCAGTCTTCTCGTCGTGGCATCCACGCCACCCACAAAGGATTACATACAGTTCACTAAACAAGTGCAGAAGTACAGCTCAAAGCCGCCGTTCAATTTGGAAATTCCCAGGCTGTTTGTAGAAAGTAATTTTAGCAAG TTCATATCGATCTATGCCGCGTACCTGTACGATTCGGTAAAGCTGTATGCCTGGGCTGTGGACAAAATGCTGCGGGAGGAGACCCGAGTCTTGACCGATGATGTGATCTTCGAGGTGGCCAGCAACGGAACACGTGTAATCGATACCATAATCAAAAACCGTACTTATATGA GCATAACTGGATCCAAAATTAAGATCGATCAATATGGCGATTCGGAGGGTAATTTTTCGGTCCTGGCCTACAAGCCACACAAGTGGAATAACTCGAACAACATGCCCTGCAACTATCACATGGTTCCTGTAGCTTACTTTCATCAAGGCGAAGAACATCCA GAGTACAAGCTCATCAATGGCTCCATAGATTGGCCATCGGGCGGTGAGAAGCCCGCAGATGAACCGATGTGCGGTTTTGCAAACGAGCTGTGTAAAAAGGACGACACCCACTATACGTCCACTGTCGCCGCTGTGGTTTTGGGCGTATTGCTCTTCTGCTCAGGTGTTATCACCATGAGTATATATCGGAAGTGGAAGATCGAGTTGGAGATTGAGGGCTTACTCTGGAAGATCGATCCGAACGAAATAAAGGGTTATTCTGGCAACGAGATTGTCTCCTCACCGAGCAAA GTCAGTTTGATGAGTGCCCAGAGCTATGGTTCCCGCTGGACCAACCAGTTTGTTACCTCCACGGGTCGCCTTCGCGGGGCCGTGGTTCGTATTAAGGAGTTGAAATTCCCGCGGAAGCGAGACATATCCAGGGAGATCATGAAGGAGATGCGATTGTTGCGCGAACTGCGTCACGATAACATCAACAGCTTCATTGGCGCCAGCGTGGAGCCAACACGCATTCTTCTAGTCACCGATTACTGTGCCAAAGGCAGTCTTTACGACATCATTGAGAACGAGGACATTAAGTTGGACGATCTATTCATCGCCTCGCTTATTCACGACCTCATAAAG GGCATGATCTATATACACAACTCTCAGCTCGTCTATCATGGTAACCTTAAATCCTCAAACTGTGTGGTCACCTCGCGTTGGATGCTCCAAGTCACCGATTTCGGGCTGCACGAGTTGCGGCAGTGTGCCGAAAACGAATCCATCGGGGAGCATCAGCATTATCGAA ATCAACTTTGGCGCGCTCCAGAGCTGCTGCGGAATCACATTCACGGCAGCCAGAAGGGCGATGTCTATGCCTTTGCCATCATCATGTACGAGATATTTAGTCGTAAGGGTCCGTTCGGACAAATTAACTTTGAACCAAAGGAAATCGTAGACTATGTCAAGAAGCTGCCGCTCAAGGGAGAGGATCCCTTTCGGCCGGAAGTGGAGTCCATTATAGAGGCCGAGTCCTGTCCGGATTACGTACTGGCCTGCATCAGGGACTGCTGGGCTGAAGATCCCGAAGAGCGGCCCGAATTCAGTGTCATACG CAATCGCTTGAAGAAGATGCGTGGTGGTAAGACCAAGAACATCATGGATCAAATGATGGAAATGATGGAGAAGTATGCCAACAACTTGGAGGACATTGTCACCGAGCGCACGCGTCTCCTGTGCGAGGAAAAGATGAAAACGGAGGATCTCCTGCATCGCATGCTACCGCAATCGGTGGCTGAAAAATTGACCATGGGTCAGGGTGTCGAGCCCGTTTCATATGATTTG GTAACCATATATTTTAGCGACATTGTTGGTTTTACTGCAATGTCGGCGGAGAGCACACCGCTGCAAGTGGTGAACTTTTTGAATGATCTCTACACAGTGTTCGATCGCATCATACGCGGCTATGATGTCTATAAAGTTGAAACCATTGGAGATGCTTACATGGTG GTTTCGGGTCTGCCAATTAAGAACGGAGATCGACATGCAGGCGAGATAGCTTCGATGGCCCTGGAGCTGCTCCACGCTGTCAAGCAGCACCGCATAGCCCATCGTCCCAACGAGACGCTGAAGCTGCGCATTGGAATGCACACGGGTCCGGTGGTAGCGGGCGTGGTTGGTCTCACCATGCCGAGATACTGCCTTTTTGGTGACACCGTGAATACAGCGTCCCGGATGGAGAGCAACGGAGAGGCGCTAAAGATTCACATTTCCAATAAGTGCAAGCTGGCGCTGGACAAACTGGGTGGTGGCTACATAACCGAGAAACGTGGCCTGGTCAATATGAAGGGCAAGGGCGATGTGGTTACTTGGTGGCTAACCGGAGCCAACGAGAATGCTATTCAGAAGAAGTTAGTGGATATGATGGACATGCCGCCGCCGCTGTTTAGTCGACCTCGAAAGAGTCCAAAGCTAAATCCCGACTCCCGTCAGCCAAGCATCCAGGCCATGCACTTCTGCGGCACCGGATCAAGACGCCAGAGCACAGTTCCCAGGGCGATGGACGGCGAATCAACGTATAGCCTCCAGGGATCCGTGAGGGAATCACCGCGCATGGTCAGCAAACGTGACAGGGATCGAGAGCGACCCCCCATCAATGGACTGGGCGCAGGGCACTTCGTGGGGGGAGCTCTCCTCGAATCCGCACAGGCCTCGCTTAGCACGCTGAATCATTCCGAAACAAACGAAACTAACTGTGATATGGATGGGGGATCGGGAGGAGTGTcaggatctggatctggattAGTGCGTCAACCCAATGCACTGCACAAACCGTTGGCCATGGTGCGGCCGCACCGGATTATTAGTGCTGCCCAGCTACCCCAACTGGGAGATAACGATGATGACTCCGCAGACACGCTGTTGCGGGAGTCTCGCTCCCTGGATCCCATGCCCATGCAGCAACTGCGCAAACGTCACGACAGGGTAAAGTTGCCGCCCTCGAAGTTGTCCAAGAACAATTCCCGATCGCTGGACACGGGTGTATCGCTGATCAGTGGGAATCCCAACGGTGAAGTGCACTCGAGTCAACTGGATTTGGATAACGAGATGACCGCCAACCCGGTGGATGCCACCGATGGCTACGACGATGAGCTGGGCCTTCTGATGCGCCACGACAACGGCCAACTGCCTGCTCTCCGCTATTCAGGCAGCTTTCCCAACGCTCAGATTAGCATTGTTCCTACAGGAAGGtcagcaggaggaggaggaggaggaagagaaGGAGGTGGGAGCAACTGTGCCAAGCATCtgaacaacaactgcaacggAGGAGTGAACGTCGAGGATGATCTTGAGTCGCCCCTGCTGCAACGCCAGGCATCGCTGTCGGTGCCGCCAGAGGAGATGCTGGCGCACAACAAACGTTGGCACTCACTGGAGCACATGGATGGTCCCGGTGGGCATGGCGGAAATAGCGTTAGCTATGCCGCCGATATTGATAACCGCCACCCCGGAGATCTGGACTTCTTCAGCGGTTCCTCCAATCAGCATCATAGATCCAAAGCGGCTGGTGGGAGTAAGCTGACTAACTGGATGACTAACATCTTCAAGGGCAACGGCGTGCGTAGCGGTGAGGCTAGGCGAGTAGGAATCCTGCCCAGCGGTGTGCACGGCGCACGAACCGGATTCACGGATATGGCGGCATCGGCAGCAGCCCGCGATCGTGAGAGTATAGTATAG
- the CG42529 gene encoding uncharacterized protein: MAIHEQIDNLNIWWFPRDFCQSRFGEFQRSGTNSCTIISLILADKVAKADRFYHRVSDLPLRGWELFGNAINDGNSVYHNVITTNTPHARNLNLNIPDAIAAIRSQHKMNFRLEEWFYTHMEADPSNPMYNRNVAVQLSRVFQITLQMFQHASVRNNVPTNLFAAIIADSRTVMVTFDFRASIVALFDSHQHGRDAGAVFAQCTLENMDDLLFWFISMLHNVYSSRPSLFEISFLSSQPGVAKNIPPAIQKKIAADLKKPFKMNMPKH, from the coding sequence ATGGCCATTCACGAGCAGATCGACAACCTGAACATCTGGTGGTTTCCGCGCGACTTCTGTCAGTCGCGATTCGGGGAGTTCCAGCGGAGCGGCACCAACTCCTGCACCATCATTTCCCTAATACTGGCCGACAAGGTGGCCAAGGCGGACAGATTCTATCACAGGGTCTCCGATCTGCCGCTGCGGGGATGGGAGCTCTTCGGCAACGCCATTAACGACGGAAACAGCGTGTACCACAATGTGATTACAACTAATACGCCGCACGCCAGGAATCTCAACCTCAACATTCCGGATGCTATCGCCGCCATTCGGTCGCAGCACAAGATGAACTTCCGGCTGGAGGAGTGGTTTTACACGCACATGGAGGCCGATCCCAGCAATCCCATGTACAACCGGAACGTTGCTGTGCAGTTGTCGCGGGTTTTCCAGATAACACTCCAGATGTTCCAGCACGCCAGCGTGCGAAACAATGTACCCACTAACCTCTTCGCCGCCATCATAGCGGACAGTCGAACGGTGATGGTAACCTTCGATTTCCGAGCCTCGATCGTCGCCCTCTTCGACTCCCACCAACACGGCCGGGATGCGGGAGCCGTCTTCGCCCAGTGCACGCTCGAGAACATGGACGACCTGCTCTTCTGGTTCATCAGCATGTTACACAATGTCTACTCCAGCCGGCCCTCGCTCTTCGAAATCTCCTTCCTCAGCTCTCAGCCGGGGGTGGCCAAGAACATTCCGCCGGCCATCCAAAAAAAGATTGCCGCAGACCTGAAGAAGCCGTTTAAGATGAACATGCCTAAGCACTAA